A genomic stretch from Coffea arabica cultivar ET-39 chromosome 10c, Coffea Arabica ET-39 HiFi, whole genome shotgun sequence includes:
- the LOC113713914 gene encoding probable E3 ubiquitin-protein ligase ARI2 translates to MERPCTSIGKDSNNYVQVALITKFRTNFLYFYEGLSSTDRKMIDAASGGALVNKTPTEAKGLISSVAANAQQFGDKQDYIPRKVNECPTLQDEPNAHVNDVGGFPGDKNEHSKLENQMSQLASVVSRLESQVLGKLSSQTIVHPKQNVSAITLRSGKELQKYKKGVSKHDLEEQVKEETMKSPTQSLPRKEPRDEPLVVVTCPPPFSSRYAKSKKEEQEQEVFDIFCNVEVNIPLLDAIKQIPQYVKFLRELCTTKKKLKGFEKIYMGENVSAMLQQKLPPKYKGPDFYVLDMDDDFSVSPPILLGLDDNPQFFFSRLDPQCPHLKSATVVERGKERLYSEAGLSVRSSKDLNSSQSSDEVTCQICFKHVNAYESSMMDCAHCFCNICWTKHFIMKIHEGESRRITCGANGCKAICDEENVRNLVNRRDPHIAKKFSKILLESYVEDNDKVKWCPSVPHCGNAIRVECDEYCEVECACGVQFFFSCSSEAHSPCSCLMWNLWKKKRQDESGTVNSTNTKYCPKCHKPVEKNGGCNRVRCLCGQQFCWLCGGKTSTSIADHHPCGQYKDDRLEKDGLAQRQSLGYCHNYNQFKANTDSLKLEAKLQSRLNPKIEILEENNHELRDFSWVTVGYNRLFRSRRIPSYSYPFAYYMFCDNQFKNAMEQNDREIKQNLFKDQQQQLQSKVEELSEQLFADWKEGEVLYTRQQIFYLSANIDSRCEKLYDFIEELLPPDHIIVPYRSMGVEKASEFH, encoded by the exons ATGGAGAGACCTTGCACGAGTATTGGGAAAGATTCAAACAATTATGTGCAAGTTGCCCTCATCACCAAATTTCGGACCAACTTCTTATACTTCTATGAGGGACTATCGTCAACGGATAGGAAGATGATTGATGCTGCCAGTGGAGGAGCATTGGTGAATAAAACGCCCACAGAAGCAAAGGGACTGATCTCAAGTGTGGCTGCCAATGCGCAACAATTTGGTGACAAACAAGACTATATTCCCCGTAAAGTTAATGAG TGCCCTACACTTCAAGATGAGCCAAATGCTCATGTGAATGATGTTGGAGGCTTTCCAG GAGACAAGAATGAGCATTCAAAACTGGAGAATCAAATGAGTCAATTGGCATCTGTAGTGAGTCGATTGGAGTCTCAAGTTTTGGGAAAATTGTCTTCACAGACCATTGTCCATCCCAAGCAAAATGTGAGTGCAATTACTTTGAGAAGTGGCAAAGAATTGCAAAAGTATAAAAAAGGAGTATCTAAGCATGATCTTGAAGAGCAAGTTAAGGAAGAAACAATGAAATCTCCAACTCAATCCCTTCCAAGGAAAGAGCCCAGAGATGAACCCTTAGTAGTGGTGACATGTCCTCCTCCATTTTCCAGTCGATATGCAAAATCCAAGAAAGAGGAGCAAGAGCAAGaagtttttgacattttttgcaACGTTGAGGTAAATATTCCCCTTCTCGATGCCATTAAGCAAATTCCTCAATATGTAAAATTTCTTAGAGAATTGTGCACCACTAAGAAAAAGTTAAAGGGTTTTGAAAAGATTTATATGGGAGAAAATGTTTCAGCAATGCTACAACAGAAATTGCCTCCAAAATATAAGGGTCCGG ATTTCTATGTGTTAGATAtggatgatgatttttctgtttcacCCCCAATTTTGTTAG GTTTGGATGATAATccccaattttttttctctagGCTGGATCCGCAG TGCCCCCACCTTAAATCCGCCACTGTCGTAGAGAGAGGTAAAGAACGATTATATTCAGAAGCAGGTCTATCGGTCAGGAGCAGCAAGGATCTTAACTCCTCTCAGTCTTCAGACGAAGTTACCTGTCAAATCTGCTTTAAGCATGTCAATGCTTATGAGTCCTCGATGATGGATTGTGCCCATTGTTTTTGCAACATCT gTTGGACAAAGCATTTTATTATGAAGATACACGAGGGTGAGAGTAGACGGATTACATGCGGGGCTAACGGGTGCAAGGCAATATGTGACGAAGAAAATGTTAGAAATCTAGTTAATAGAAGAGATCCTCATATTGCAAAAAAGTTTTCTAAGATTCTTTTAGAATCATATGTTGAGGATAATGACAAAGTAAAATGGTGTCCTAGCGTTCCTCATTGTGGAAATGCAATTCGTGTTGAGTGTGATGAATATTGTGAGGTTGAATGTGCTTGTGGTGTACAGTTCTTTTTCAGCTGCTCATCTGAGGCTCACTCGCCTTGTTCATGTTTGATGTGGAACCTTTGGAAGAAAAAGCGCCAGGATGAATCAGGGACGGTTAATTCTACGAATACTAAGTATTGCCCTAAATGTCATAAACCAGTGGAGAAGAATGGAGGATGCAACCGAGTGCGCTGTTTGTGTGGACAACAATTTTG TTGGCTTTGTGGCGGAAAAACTAGCACAAGTATTGCAGATCATCATCCTTGTGGCCAATATAAAGATGATAGATTGGAGAAAGATGGGCTTGCGCAAAGGCAATCTTTGGGCTATTGTCACAATTATAATCAGTTCAAAGCCAACACAGACTCTTTGAAGCTTGAAGCAAAGTTGCAGAGCAGGTTAAATCCAAAAATTGAGATCTTGGAGGAAAATAACCATGAATTAAGAGATTTTAGCTGGGTGACAGTTGGATATAATAGACTTTTCAGATCAAGGAGGATTCCCTCCTATTCTTATCCTTTTGCATATTACATGTTTTGTGATAACCAATTCAAGAACGCAATGGAACAGAATGACAGAGAAATAAAGCAGAATCTTTTCAAGGACCAACAGCAGCAGCTTCAGTCTAAGGTTGAAGAACTTTCGGAACAGCTTTTTGCTGATTGGAAAGAAGGGGAAGTCCTCTATACAAGACAGCAGATTTTTTATCTCTCCGCTAATATTGATAGCCGCTGCGAGAAATT GTATGATTTCATCGAGGAATTATTGCCTCCCGACCATATTATAGTTCCATATAGGTCTATGGGAGTGGAGAAAGCATCAGAATTTCATTAA
- the LOC113714341 gene encoding V-type proton ATPase subunit G-like, translating into MDAMRGQGGIQMLLTAEQEAQQIVSAAKNSKMAKLRLAKEEAEGEIGQYRANLEAEYQRNISEKSGNSDFTLKRLETETETKIRDLKDSASKVSADVVAMLIKYITTVKN; encoded by the exons ATGGATGCAATGAGAGGACAAGGAGGCATTCAGATGCTGCTAACTGCAGAACAAGAGGCTCAACAAATTGTTTCAGCTGCTAAAAATA GCAAAATGGCCAAGTTGAGACTGGCCAAAGAAGAAGCTGAAGGCGAAATAGGACAATATCGTGCGAATTTGGAAGCAGAGTACCAAAGGAACATATCTGAG AAAAGTGGGAACTCCGACTTCACATTGAAACGTCTTGAGACAGAAACTGAGACCAAAATTCGGGACCTGAAGGACTCTGCCTCAAAAGTATCGGCAGATGTTGTTGCAATGCTCATCAAGTACATCACAACTGTGAAAAATTGA
- the LOC113714855 gene encoding probable E3 ubiquitin-protein ligase ARI2 isoform X2: protein MDLLSLKEHHARTLLIYHCWDVETVSKVFVERGKERLYSEAGLSVRSSKDLNSSLSSDEVTCQICFKHVNAYESSMMDCGHCFCNICWTKHFIMKIQEGQSRRITCMANKCEAICDQENVRNLVSTADPHLATMFYKILLESYVEDNKKVKWCPSVPHCGNAIRVERDEYCEVECACGVQFCFSCSSEAHSPCPCLMWKLWKEKRQDESGMVNSTNTKYCPKCHKPVEKNGGCNRVRCLCGQQFCWLCGGKTSTSIADHHPCGQYKDDRLEKDGLAKRQPWGYSHSCIQFKAHTDSLELEARLQSRLNSKIEILEEKNHELRDFSWVTVGFNRLFRSRRILSYSYPFGYYMFYDDQFKYAMEQNVREPKQNLFENHQEQLQAKIENLSEQLFDDWEERDVLDTRRQIITLSTVINNLCKNLYDCIEELLPPEHIIVPYRSMGVKKASEFH, encoded by the exons ATGGATTTGCTGTCCTTAAAGGAGCACCATGCGCGGACCTTGCTGATTTATCACTGTTGGGATGTTGAAACAGTTTCAAAGGTGTTCGTAGAGAGAGGTAAAGAACGGTTATATTCAGAAGCAGGTCTATCAGTCAGGAGCAGCAAGGACCTTAACTCCTCTCTGTCTTCAGACGAAGTTACCTGTCAAATCTGCTTTAAGCATGTCAATGCTTATGAGTCCTCGATGATGGATTGTGGCCATTGTTTTTGCAACATCT gTTGGACAAAGCATTTTATCATGAAGATACAAGAGGGTCAGAGTAGACGGATTACATGCATGGCCAACAAGTGCGAAGCAATTTGTGACCAAGAAAATGTTAGAAATCTAGTTAGTACAGCAGATCCTCATCTTGCAACAATGTTTTATAAGATTCTTTTAGAATCATATGTTGAGGATAATAAGAAAGTAAAATGGTGTCCTAGCGTTCCTCATTGTGGAAATGCAATTCGTGTTGAGCGCGATGAATATTGTGAGGTTGAATGTGCTTGTGGTGTACAGTTCTGTTTCAGCTGCTCATCTGAAGCTCACTCGCCTTGTCCATGTTTGATGTGGAAGCTTTGGAAGGAAAAGCGCCAGGATGAATCAGGGATGGTTAATTCTACGAATACCAAGTATTGCCCTAAATGTCATAAACCAGTGGAGAAGAATGGAGGATGCAACCGAGTGCGTTGTTTGTGTGGACAACAATTTTG TTGGCTTTGTGGCGGAAAAACTAGCACAAGTATTGCAGATCATCATCCTTGTGGCCAATATAAAGACGATAGATTGGAGAAAGATGGGCTTGCAAAAAGGCAACCTTGGGGCTATTCTCACAGTTGTATTCAGTTCAAAGCCCACACAGACTCTTTGGAGCTTGAAGCAAGGTTGCAGAGCAGGTTAAATTCAAAAATTGAGATCTTGGAGGAAAAGAACCATGAATTAAGAGATTTTAGCTGGGTGACTGTTGGATTCAATAGACTTTTCAGATCAAGGAGGATTCTCTCCTATTCTTATCCTTTTGGATATTACATGTTTTATGATGACCAATTCAAGTACGCAATGGAACAGAATGTCAGGGAACCAAAGCAGAATCTTTTTGAGAACCATCAGGAACAGCTTCaggctaagattgaaaaccttTCGGAACAGCTTTTTGATGATTGGGAAGAAAGGGACGTCCTCGATACAAGACGGCAGATTATTACTCTCTCCACTGTTATCAATAACCTCTGCAAGAATTT GTATGATTGCATCGAGGAATTATTGCCTCCCGAGCATATTATAGTTCCATATAGGTCTATGGGAGTGAAGAAAGCATCAGAATTTCATTAA
- the LOC113714855 gene encoding probable E3 ubiquitin-protein ligase ARI2 isoform X1, translating into MEDYYYGSIDDENSDQYSDRVDDDDEEDSVDGLQDQELCSKDPSCTVIRQESLLAAQKEVLQKAMDLLSLKEHHARTLLIYHCWDVETVSKVFVERGKERLYSEAGLSVRSSKDLNSSLSSDEVTCQICFKHVNAYESSMMDCGHCFCNICWTKHFIMKIQEGQSRRITCMANKCEAICDQENVRNLVSTADPHLATMFYKILLESYVEDNKKVKWCPSVPHCGNAIRVERDEYCEVECACGVQFCFSCSSEAHSPCPCLMWKLWKEKRQDESGMVNSTNTKYCPKCHKPVEKNGGCNRVRCLCGQQFCWLCGGKTSTSIADHHPCGQYKDDRLEKDGLAKRQPWGYSHSCIQFKAHTDSLELEARLQSRLNSKIEILEEKNHELRDFSWVTVGFNRLFRSRRILSYSYPFGYYMFYDDQFKYAMEQNVREPKQNLFENHQEQLQAKIENLSEQLFDDWEERDVLDTRRQIITLSTVINNLCKNLYDCIEELLPPEHIIVPYRSMGVKKASEFH; encoded by the exons ATGGAGGATTATTACTATGGAAGCATTGACGATGAGAACTCTGATCAGTACTCTGATCGAGTTGACGACGATGATGAAGAAGACTCTGTTGATGGGCTCCAAGACCAAGAACTTTGCAGCAAAGATCCCTCCTGCACG GTGATCAGACAAGAGTCTCTTCTAGCTGCACAG AAAGAAGTCTTGCAAAAAGCAATGGATTTGCTGTCCTTAAAGGAGCACCATGCGCGGACCTTGCTGATTTATCACTGTTGGGATGTTGAAACAGTTTCAAAGGTGTTCGTAGAGAGAGGTAAAGAACGGTTATATTCAGAAGCAGGTCTATCAGTCAGGAGCAGCAAGGACCTTAACTCCTCTCTGTCTTCAGACGAAGTTACCTGTCAAATCTGCTTTAAGCATGTCAATGCTTATGAGTCCTCGATGATGGATTGTGGCCATTGTTTTTGCAACATCT gTTGGACAAAGCATTTTATCATGAAGATACAAGAGGGTCAGAGTAGACGGATTACATGCATGGCCAACAAGTGCGAAGCAATTTGTGACCAAGAAAATGTTAGAAATCTAGTTAGTACAGCAGATCCTCATCTTGCAACAATGTTTTATAAGATTCTTTTAGAATCATATGTTGAGGATAATAAGAAAGTAAAATGGTGTCCTAGCGTTCCTCATTGTGGAAATGCAATTCGTGTTGAGCGCGATGAATATTGTGAGGTTGAATGTGCTTGTGGTGTACAGTTCTGTTTCAGCTGCTCATCTGAAGCTCACTCGCCTTGTCCATGTTTGATGTGGAAGCTTTGGAAGGAAAAGCGCCAGGATGAATCAGGGATGGTTAATTCTACGAATACCAAGTATTGCCCTAAATGTCATAAACCAGTGGAGAAGAATGGAGGATGCAACCGAGTGCGTTGTTTGTGTGGACAACAATTTTG TTGGCTTTGTGGCGGAAAAACTAGCACAAGTATTGCAGATCATCATCCTTGTGGCCAATATAAAGACGATAGATTGGAGAAAGATGGGCTTGCAAAAAGGCAACCTTGGGGCTATTCTCACAGTTGTATTCAGTTCAAAGCCCACACAGACTCTTTGGAGCTTGAAGCAAGGTTGCAGAGCAGGTTAAATTCAAAAATTGAGATCTTGGAGGAAAAGAACCATGAATTAAGAGATTTTAGCTGGGTGACTGTTGGATTCAATAGACTTTTCAGATCAAGGAGGATTCTCTCCTATTCTTATCCTTTTGGATATTACATGTTTTATGATGACCAATTCAAGTACGCAATGGAACAGAATGTCAGGGAACCAAAGCAGAATCTTTTTGAGAACCATCAGGAACAGCTTCaggctaagattgaaaaccttTCGGAACAGCTTTTTGATGATTGGGAAGAAAGGGACGTCCTCGATACAAGACGGCAGATTATTACTCTCTCCACTGTTATCAATAACCTCTGCAAGAATTT GTATGATTGCATCGAGGAATTATTGCCTCCCGAGCATATTATAGTTCCATATAGGTCTATGGGAGTGAAGAAAGCATCAGAATTTCATTAA